The following are encoded in a window of Providencia rettgeri genomic DNA:
- the fabZ gene encoding 3-hydroxyacyl-ACP dehydratase FabZ, which translates to MSDNHTLNIEEILELLPHRYPFLLVDRVLDFEEGKSLRAVKNVSFNEPFFQGHFPGKPIFPGVLILEAMAQATGILAFKSVGKLEPGELYYFAAIDNARFKRPVLPGDQMVLEVEFIKERRGVARFKGVAKVDGEVACEAEMMCARRREV; encoded by the coding sequence ATGAGTGATAATCATACTCTGAATATTGAAGAAATTTTAGAGCTCCTTCCGCACCGTTACCCGTTCCTTTTGGTTGACCGTGTTTTGGATTTTGAAGAAGGCAAATCTTTGCGTGCAGTTAAAAATGTTTCCTTCAATGAGCCATTTTTCCAAGGGCACTTCCCTGGTAAACCGATTTTTCCGGGTGTTTTAATTTTAGAAGCCATGGCGCAAGCAACGGGTATTCTTGCATTTAAAAGCGTTGGAAAATTAGAACCGGGTGAACTGTATTATTTTGCAGCGATAGACAATGCACGTTTCAAACGTCCTGTTCTGCCTGGAGACCAAATGGTCTTAGAAGTTGAATTTATCAAAGAACGTCGCGGAGTCGCACGTTTTAAAGGCGTTGCAAAAGTTGATGGAGAAGTGGCCTGCGAAGCAGAAATGATGTGCGCCCGTCGCCGTGAGGTCTGA
- the rnhB gene encoding ribonuclease HII, whose product MEFIYPKANLIAGVDEVGRGPLVGAVVTAAVILDPNNPIAGLTDSKKLTEKKREKLFEEIKEKALCWCIGRAEPEEIDKINILHATMLAMQRAVAGLSIAPEFVLIDGNRCPELPMPSQAVVKGDSLVQEISAASILAKVVRDREMVELDKAFPEYGFAKHKGYPTAYHLEKLAQYGATEFHRKSFAPVRRALDSQK is encoded by the coding sequence ATGGAATTTATATATCCCAAAGCCAATTTAATTGCTGGCGTTGATGAAGTCGGACGCGGGCCATTAGTCGGTGCAGTAGTGACTGCCGCAGTGATCCTAGACCCTAATAACCCTATTGCTGGGCTTACAGACTCAAAAAAACTCACAGAAAAAAAACGTGAGAAGCTGTTCGAAGAAATTAAAGAAAAAGCCTTGTGTTGGTGTATTGGGCGTGCAGAACCCGAAGAAATTGATAAAATAAACATACTACATGCGACAATGTTAGCTATGCAGCGTGCAGTTGCAGGGCTATCTATTGCGCCTGAGTTTGTTTTAATTGACGGCAATCGCTGTCCTGAATTGCCAATGCCTTCACAGGCGGTGGTCAAAGGTGATAGCTTGGTGCAAGAAATTAGCGCTGCATCCATTTTAGCGAAAGTGGTTCGGGATAGAGAGATGGTTGAACTGGATAAAGCATTTCCAGAATATGGTTTTGCAAAACATAAAGGTTACCCAACCGCTTATCACTTAGAAAAATTGGCGCAGTATGGTGCAACCGAATTCCATCGTAAAAGCTTTGCTCCGGTGAGACGAGCTTTAGACAGTCAAAAATAG
- the accA gene encoding acetyl-CoA carboxylase carboxyl transferase subunit alpha → MSLDFLDFEQPIAELEAKIDSLKAVSRQDNNLEVNLDEEVARLREKSVELTRKIFSDLGAWQIAKLARHPRRPYTLDYISRIFTDFQELAGDRAYADDKAIVGGLARLDGRPVMVIGHQKGRETKEKIRRNFGMPAPEGYRKALRLMELAERFNLPIITFIDTPGAYPGVGAEERGQSEAIARNLREMSRLSVPVICTVIGEGGSGGALAIGVGDKVNMLQYSTYSVISPEGCASILWKSADKAPLAAEAMGITAPRLKELKLIDNVISEPLGGAHRNYDEVAAYLKARITEDLNELEALDAEALKNRRYQRLMEYGYC, encoded by the coding sequence ATGAGTCTGGATTTTCTTGATTTTGAACAGCCAATTGCGGAATTAGAGGCAAAAATTGATTCTCTAAAAGCCGTTAGCCGTCAAGATAACAACTTAGAAGTCAACCTAGATGAAGAGGTTGCTCGTTTACGTGAAAAAAGTGTTGAATTGACACGTAAAATTTTCTCTGATCTGGGGGCTTGGCAAATTGCTAAACTTGCTCGTCATCCACGCCGTCCATATACATTGGACTATATCTCTCGCATTTTCACGGACTTCCAAGAATTAGCAGGTGACCGTGCTTATGCTGATGATAAAGCTATCGTAGGTGGTTTGGCTCGTTTAGATGGTCGTCCAGTGATGGTTATAGGGCACCAAAAAGGGCGTGAAACGAAAGAAAAAATCCGTCGTAATTTTGGTATGCCAGCCCCAGAAGGTTACCGCAAGGCGTTACGCTTGATGGAATTGGCTGAGCGTTTTAACCTACCTATTATCACTTTTATTGATACCCCAGGCGCATACCCAGGTGTCGGGGCAGAAGAACGTGGTCAATCAGAAGCGATTGCACGTAATTTACGTGAGATGTCACGTTTATCTGTTCCTGTCATTTGTACTGTTATTGGTGAAGGCGGTTCTGGTGGTGCATTAGCCATTGGTGTTGGTGATAAAGTGAATATGTTGCAATACAGCACCTATTCAGTTATTTCACCAGAAGGTTGTGCATCCATTCTATGGAAAAGTGCAGACAAAGCACCATTAGCGGCTGAAGCGATGGGGATTACTGCTCCACGCTTAAAAGAGTTAAAACTGATTGATAACGTGATTTCTGAGCCTTTAGGTGGTGCACATCGTAACTACGATGAAGTTGCAGCGTATCTAAAAGCGCGTATTACTGAAGACCTTAACGAGTTGGAAGCTTTAGATGCTGAAGCATTAAAAAACCGTCGTTATCAGCGTCTGATGGAATATGGTTATTGCTAA
- the lpxD gene encoding UDP-3-O-(3-hydroxymyristoyl)glucosamine N-acyltransferase, with product MYSIRLADLAQQLNAQLQGDGDIVITGIAPMHSANNQQITFLSDSRYSDKLADCQAAAVVLTAKDLKACKVAALVVDNPYLAYARMAQIMDTTPSPAEDIHPSAVIADDATLGKNVAIGANAVIESGVVLGDNVVIGAGCFVGKNTRIGAGTRLWANVSVYHNIEIGEHCLIQSGTVIGSDGFGYANDRGNWIKIPQLGSVIIGSRVEIGASTTIDRGALDNTIIGDGVIIDNQCQIAHNVIIGDNTAVAGGVIMAGSLKIGRYCMIGGASVINGHMEICDKVTVTGMGMVMRPITEPGVYSSGIPLQPNKVWRKTAALVLNINEMNKRLKHVERELDSQNQKKQ from the coding sequence ATGTATTCAATTCGATTGGCTGATCTTGCTCAGCAGTTGAATGCACAATTACAGGGTGATGGCGATATCGTCATCACCGGTATTGCCCCCATGCATTCAGCGAATAATCAACAGATTACCTTTTTATCTGATAGCCGTTACAGTGATAAATTGGCTGATTGCCAAGCTGCCGCGGTAGTCCTCACAGCAAAAGATCTTAAAGCCTGCAAAGTTGCAGCACTGGTTGTTGATAACCCATATTTAGCTTATGCACGCATGGCGCAAATTATGGATACAACACCAAGCCCAGCGGAAGATATTCATCCTTCTGCTGTTATTGCAGATGATGCAACGCTTGGTAAGAATGTTGCAATTGGCGCAAATGCCGTTATCGAAAGTGGTGTTGTACTCGGGGATAACGTGGTGATTGGCGCTGGTTGCTTTGTGGGAAAAAATACGCGTATAGGTGCAGGAACCCGTTTATGGGCGAATGTCAGCGTGTATCACAATATCGAAATTGGTGAGCACTGTTTAATTCAATCTGGGACAGTGATCGGTTCAGATGGTTTCGGCTATGCAAATGATCGTGGCAATTGGATCAAAATTCCGCAATTAGGTTCGGTGATCATCGGTTCACGTGTTGAGATCGGCGCAAGTACAACGATTGATCGCGGTGCGTTAGATAACACGATCATTGGTGATGGTGTCATTATCGATAACCAGTGCCAAATTGCACATAATGTTATTATTGGTGATAATACCGCAGTTGCTGGCGGTGTGATTATGGCAGGCAGCTTAAAAATTGGTCGTTACTGTATGATTGGGGGCGCGAGCGTCATCAACGGTCATATGGAAATCTGCGATAAGGTTACAGTAACGGGGATGGGAATGGTCATGAGGCCTATCACTGAGCCGGGAGTTTATTCTTCAGGTATTCCTTTACAACCAAATAAAGTTTGGCGTAAAACAGCTGCTTTAGTCTTAAATATCAATGAGATGAATAAGAGACTGAAACATGTTGAGCGTGAATTAGATAGCCAAAATCAAAAAAAACAGTAA
- the lpxB gene encoding lipid-A-disaccharide synthase, whose amino-acid sequence MNNRPLTIGLVAGETSGDILGAGLIRALKQQVPDARFVGVAGPLMQAEGCEAWYEMEELAVMGIVEVLGRLPRLLSIRKDLTARFTQLQPDIFVGIDAPDFNITLEGSLKAKGIKTIHYVSPSVWAWRQKRVFKIGRSTNLVLAFLPFEKAFYDRFDVPCRFIGHTMADAIPLHPDKLAARARLGIPDNVKCLALLPGSRHSEVEMLSADFLLTAQILQQHFPDLHILVPLVNEKRRQQFDTIKATAAPELSVHILDGQARDAMIAADATLLASGTAALECMLTKCPMVVGYRMKPFTFWLAKRLVKTPYVSLPNLLAEKEIVKELLQEECQPEKLAQELLPLLEGGEQVEQLKETFLQLHQLIRCDADKQAAQAVLDLVRS is encoded by the coding sequence ATTAATAACCGCCCACTTACTATTGGCCTTGTTGCCGGAGAAACATCTGGTGATATCCTCGGGGCAGGGCTTATTCGTGCACTGAAACAGCAAGTACCGGATGCGCGTTTTGTTGGCGTCGCAGGTCCTCTGATGCAAGCCGAAGGTTGTGAGGCTTGGTACGAAATGGAAGAGTTAGCCGTAATGGGAATTGTGGAAGTCCTCGGGCGGTTGCCGCGTTTATTGTCCATTCGTAAAGATCTGACTGCGCGTTTTACACAGTTGCAACCCGATATTTTTGTTGGCATTGATGCGCCTGATTTCAATATTACCCTCGAAGGAAGCTTGAAAGCAAAAGGTATCAAAACCATTCATTACGTTAGCCCCTCTGTTTGGGCATGGCGGCAAAAACGGGTATTTAAAATCGGTCGTTCGACTAACCTAGTCTTAGCCTTTTTACCATTTGAAAAAGCGTTTTATGACCGTTTTGATGTGCCTTGCCGCTTTATTGGTCATACCATGGCGGATGCTATCCCTTTACATCCTGATAAACTTGCTGCGCGAGCACGGCTGGGTATTCCGGACAATGTAAAATGCCTCGCATTGTTACCAGGAAGCCGCCACTCCGAAGTGGAAATGTTGAGTGCTGACTTTTTACTCACGGCGCAGATACTCCAACAACATTTTCCTGATTTGCATATCTTGGTGCCGTTGGTTAATGAAAAACGCCGTCAGCAATTTGATACGATAAAAGCGACTGCTGCCCCCGAGTTATCAGTGCATATTCTAGATGGCCAAGCTCGTGATGCGATGATTGCCGCAGATGCGACATTGTTAGCATCGGGAACTGCCGCACTTGAATGTATGCTGACTAAATGTCCGATGGTGGTCGGTTATCGCATGAAACCGTTCACATTCTGGTTAGCGAAGCGCTTAGTCAAAACACCTTATGTTTCCTTGCCGAATCTGCTTGCTGAAAAAGAAATTGTCAAAGAATTACTGCAAGAAGAGTGTCAGCCAGAAAAACTGGCGCAAGAACTTCTTCCATTATTGGAAGGGGGCGAACAGGTTGAACAACTAAAAGAAACTTTTTTACAATTGCATCAATTGATCCGTTGTGATGCAGATAAACAAGCTGCGCAAGCAGTACTCGATCTGGTTAGAAGTTAA
- the lpxA gene encoding acyl-ACP--UDP-N-acetylglucosamine O-acyltransferase: protein MIDNTAYIHPSSIVEDGAIIGANVRIGPFCYIGANVEIGEGTELKSHVVVNGHTKIGRDNVIFQFASIGEINQDLKYQGEPTRVEIGDRNRIRESVTIHRGTIQDVGLTKVGDDNLLMVNVHIAHDCIIGNRCIIANNGTLGGHVTLGDYAIIGGMTAVHQFCKIGAHVMVGGCSGVAQDVPPYVIAQGNHATPFGLNLEGLKRRGFEKESLHAIRNAYKTLYRSGKSLEEAREEIAEAAKENEHVKVFSDFLEDSAQSKRGIIR, encoded by the coding sequence ATGATTGACAATACTGCCTATATCCATCCTTCATCCATAGTCGAAGATGGAGCGATTATTGGTGCCAATGTTCGTATTGGCCCTTTTTGTTATATTGGCGCGAATGTTGAAATTGGCGAAGGCACGGAGCTGAAATCCCACGTTGTCGTTAATGGCCATACTAAAATCGGTCGCGATAATGTCATTTTTCAGTTCGCTTCAATTGGCGAAATTAACCAAGACCTGAAATATCAAGGTGAACCAACTCGCGTTGAAATTGGCGATAGAAACCGCATCAGAGAAAGTGTCACAATCCACCGTGGTACGATCCAAGACGTAGGTTTAACAAAAGTGGGTGACGATAACCTATTGATGGTTAATGTGCATATTGCTCATGATTGTATCATCGGTAATCGTTGCATTATTGCAAATAACGGCACGCTTGGTGGTCATGTCACGTTAGGTGATTATGCCATTATTGGTGGTATGACAGCCGTTCATCAATTTTGTAAGATTGGTGCACATGTTATGGTTGGTGGTTGTTCTGGAGTTGCTCAAGACGTGCCACCATATGTTATTGCTCAAGGTAATCATGCAACGCCGTTTGGTTTAAACCTCGAAGGTTTAAAACGTCGTGGTTTTGAAAAAGAATCATTACATGCTATTCGTAATGCATACAAGACGTTATATCGTTCAGGTAAATCATTAGAAGAAGCACGTGAAGAAATTGCTGAAGCGGCAAAAGAGAATGAGCACGTTAAAGTGTTTAGTGATTTCTTGGAAGATTCCGCACAATCTAAACGTGGTATTATTCGCTAA
- a CDS encoding DMT family transporter, producing MRQYNYLIYAFSCVLIWSFIPIVSRFGQNGMDSFQFLFWSNLISAIAVISVALASGYKPTKLFILPRKMLARVFVLGFLDCLFYLLLYYGYSIENGIAVLVIQYSWPLIIILLSVILLKDKLAMKQVFGVLIGFIAVIITFTKGQITQLHVDHPVALLLVFSGAFCFALMSVFSRQYSIDPYISTVWLFIFSTLTSLVLLLSLSEIQLPSQAAFWPTLINGVLINGVSYILWFKAMNTGNSTKIASVVFLSPVLSVLWLVLLLSDPFELAYIIGVVLVIISGVLCVGAKRRN from the coding sequence GTGCGCCAATATAATTATTTAATCTATGCCTTTTCTTGCGTGTTGATTTGGAGTTTTATCCCGATTGTTTCACGCTTTGGGCAAAATGGAATGGATAGTTTCCAATTTTTATTTTGGTCAAACCTTATTTCAGCAATCGCCGTTATTAGTGTGGCATTAGCATCAGGCTATAAGCCTACCAAATTGTTTATCTTGCCTCGCAAAATGCTTGCCAGAGTCTTTGTGCTCGGTTTTCTTGATTGTTTGTTCTATTTACTATTGTACTACGGTTACTCCATCGAAAATGGTATTGCCGTATTGGTGATCCAATATAGCTGGCCGCTAATTATTATTCTTTTATCAGTGATATTATTGAAAGATAAGCTAGCAATGAAGCAAGTCTTTGGGGTGTTAATTGGTTTTATTGCCGTTATCATTACGTTTACGAAAGGGCAAATTACGCAGTTGCATGTGGACCATCCAGTGGCCTTATTATTAGTGTTTAGTGGTGCATTTTGCTTTGCTTTAATGTCGGTATTTTCGCGCCAGTATTCCATTGACCCTTATATAAGTACGGTTTGGTTATTTATATTTTCGACGTTGACTTCACTGGTTTTACTGTTGTCGTTGAGTGAAATACAATTGCCATCTCAAGCCGCATTTTGGCCGACACTGATTAATGGTGTGTTAATTAACGGTGTATCATATATTTTGTGGTTTAAAGCAATGAATACAGGAAACTCGACAAAAATTGCCTCAGTGGTATTTTTATCACCCGTGTTATCTGTGTTGTGGCTAGTTTTACTTTTAAGTGACCCATTTGAACTAGCTTATATCATAGGGGTCGTATTAGTGATTATTTCTGGCGTTTTATGCGTTGGTGCAAAACGGCGTAACTAA
- the tilS gene encoding tRNA lysidine(34) synthetase TilS, whose protein sequence is MVSQSAMIIERVREKIADHKKILVGFSGGIDSTVLLHALYLIKKEHDPALIIRAIHVHHGLNAKANAWQQHCAQLCQQWEIPFICRHVFVDPSEKGIEAAARDARYQAYREVIEVNEVLVTAQHLDDQAETFLLALKRGSGPAGLSSMPGSLSFVTKQGQTQLLRPLLTIPRVDLETYMQEQQLPWVEDDSNQDDRYDRNFLRLHILPRLTARWPHISHAIARSASLCAEQESLLDELLQETLEGMMDYRGGLFIDELQNCSLAKRNALIRRWVGLHQLPMPPFNQLERIWHEVALARQDAEPVCRLGAVEIRRYQGALWVVQRIANLAGQQYTWSYPASFELPESLGILQIMEGQGQIRPPEPCESVTVRFGLQGTLNIVGRHRSRSSKKIWQELGVAPWMRERIPLIYYNDQLITAVGCFITPEGLVGDGLLGIAIDWQKKNEFQLAL, encoded by the coding sequence ATGGTATCTCAATCAGCCATGATCATCGAACGAGTACGGGAAAAAATAGCCGATCACAAAAAAATACTCGTAGGGTTCAGTGGAGGGATTGATTCAACAGTGTTGTTGCATGCCCTTTATCTGATCAAAAAGGAGCATGATCCGGCATTAATTATTCGTGCTATCCATGTTCATCATGGCTTGAACGCCAAGGCAAATGCTTGGCAGCAACATTGTGCACAGCTATGCCAACAATGGGAAATCCCTTTTATCTGCCGTCATGTTTTCGTAGACCCCAGTGAAAAAGGGATTGAGGCGGCTGCACGGGATGCCCGATATCAAGCGTATCGTGAGGTCATTGAAGTGAATGAAGTCTTAGTGACGGCTCAACACCTTGACGATCAGGCGGAAACATTCTTACTAGCCTTGAAGCGCGGAAGTGGTCCTGCAGGGTTATCATCCATGCCAGGATCCCTCTCTTTTGTCACAAAGCAAGGTCAAACTCAATTATTGCGTCCATTATTAACTATCCCCCGCGTTGATTTAGAAACTTATATGCAAGAGCAGCAATTACCGTGGGTGGAAGATGATAGTAATCAAGATGATCGTTATGATCGCAATTTCCTTCGGTTACACATTTTACCGCGCTTAACAGCGCGCTGGCCGCATATTTCTCATGCCATTGCTCGGAGTGCGTCACTGTGTGCCGAGCAAGAATCCTTACTGGATGAATTATTGCAAGAAACGCTTGAAGGCATGATGGACTATCGAGGTGGTTTATTTATTGATGAGCTACAGAACTGCTCTTTGGCGAAACGTAATGCATTGATACGCCGTTGGGTTGGACTACATCAACTTCCAATGCCACCATTTAATCAGTTAGAACGTATCTGGCATGAAGTTGCGCTTGCTCGGCAGGATGCTGAACCTGTTTGTCGCTTAGGTGCTGTTGAAATTCGTCGTTACCAAGGGGCATTGTGGGTGGTTCAACGTATTGCAAACTTGGCTGGACAGCAATATACATGGTCATATCCAGCTTCCTTTGAACTGCCTGAATCACTTGGAATATTGCAGATTATGGAAGGGCAGGGGCAAATTCGCCCTCCAGAGCCTTGTGAGAGCGTAACGGTGCGCTTTGGTTTACAAGGAACTCTCAATATTGTAGGTCGCCACCGTTCAAGAAGCAGTAAAAAAATTTGGCAAGAGCTCGGCGTAGCACCGTGGATGCGAGAGCGTATTCCGCTGATTTATTATAATGACCAACTGATTACGGCGGTGGGGTGCTTTATTACCCCAGAAGGCTTAGTTGGCGATGGATTGTTGGGTATTGCGATAGATTGGCAAAAAAAGAACGAATTTCAGCTCGCGTTATAA
- the dnaE gene encoding DNA polymerase III subunit alpha, with the protein MASPRFIHLRVHSDYSMVDGLAKTGPLVKKVAAMGMPAFAITDFTNLCGLVRFYGAAHSAGIKPIIGADFYVESELLGDEISHLTILARNNEGYQNLTLLISEAYLKGYGAIGPTIKREWLAKYKDGLILLSGGRKGDVGQCLLRGNQALVDECLEFYQTHFPGCYYLELVRTGRPDEESYLHAAVELATKKGLPVVATNDVCFIESSDFDAHEIRVAIHDGFTLADPKRPKNYSPQQYLRTEAEMCELFADIPEALENSVEIAKRCNVTIRLGEYFLPQFPTGDMKTEDFLVMRSKEGLEERLKFLFPDEKIRAERRPEYDERLEVELNVINQMGFPGYFLIVMEFIQWSKDNGVPVGPGRGSGAGSLVAYALKITDLDPLEFDLLFERFLNPERVSMPDFDVDFCMEKRDQVIDHVAQMYGRDAVSQIITFGTMAAKAVIRDVGRVLGHPYGFVDRISKLIPPDPGMTLEKAFEAEPQLPEIYEADEEVKALIDMARKLEGVTRNAGKHAGGVVIAPTKITDFAPLYCDAEGNNPVTQFDKNDVEYAGLVKFDFLGLRTLTIINWALEMINARRAKKNLEPIDIAAIPLHDQKSFDMLQRSETTAVFQLESRGMKDLIKRLRPDCFEDMIALVALFRPGPLQSGMVDNFIDRKHGREEISYPDVQWQHESLKPVLEPTYGIILYQEQVMQIAQVLAGYTLGGADMLRRAMGKKKPEEMAKQRSVFEEGAIKNGIDGELSMKIFDLVEKFAGYGFNKSHSAAYALVSYQTLWLKAHYPAEFMAAVMTADMDNTEKVVGLVDECWRMGLKVLPPDINSGLYHFHVNDEGEIVYGIGAIKGVGEGPIEAIVEARQQGGIFKEIFDLCARVDIKKINRRVMEKLIMAGAFDRLGPHRAALMSSLEDALKAADQHAKAEAIGQADMFGVLAEAPEQVESSYASVPKWPEQVVLDGERETLGLYLTGHPITRYLSEIERYTNGLRLKDVNPTPRGQVTTVVGLVLSAKVITTKRGNRIGICTLDDRSGRLDIMLFSDALDKYQHMLEKDNILIATGQVSFDDFNGGNKMTVRELMDISEAREKYARGLAISLSDKQINDQLLNRLRSTLEPHRSGTIPVHLYYQKDDARAKLKFGVVWRVTPVDPLLNDLRTLLGSEQVELEFD; encoded by the coding sequence ATGGCATCTCCTCGTTTTATTCATTTGCGTGTGCATAGTGACTACTCCATGGTTGATGGACTTGCTAAAACGGGTCCATTGGTCAAAAAAGTGGCCGCGATGGGCATGCCCGCGTTTGCAATTACCGATTTTACTAACTTGTGTGGGTTAGTGAGGTTCTATGGCGCTGCTCATAGTGCAGGGATCAAGCCAATTATTGGTGCTGATTTTTATGTGGAAAGTGAATTGTTGGGTGATGAAATCTCTCATCTAACCATTCTCGCACGGAATAATGAAGGGTATCAAAATCTCACGCTTCTCATCTCTGAAGCTTACTTGAAAGGTTATGGTGCGATCGGGCCAACGATTAAACGGGAGTGGTTGGCGAAGTACAAAGATGGTCTTATTTTACTCTCTGGCGGGCGCAAAGGAGATGTGGGTCAATGCTTGTTACGAGGTAATCAAGCCCTTGTTGATGAGTGCCTTGAGTTTTATCAAACGCATTTTCCCGGTTGCTACTACCTTGAATTAGTGAGAACAGGTCGCCCTGATGAAGAAAGTTATCTCCATGCTGCTGTCGAATTGGCAACGAAAAAAGGCTTGCCTGTCGTCGCCACGAATGATGTGTGTTTTATTGAAAGTAGTGACTTTGATGCTCATGAAATTCGCGTTGCGATCCACGATGGCTTCACATTAGCCGATCCTAAAAGACCGAAAAATTATAGCCCTCAGCAATACTTACGTACTGAAGCGGAAATGTGCGAGCTTTTTGCTGACATTCCTGAAGCATTAGAAAACAGTGTAGAGATTGCTAAGCGTTGTAATGTCACTATCCGTCTTGGTGAATATTTCTTACCGCAATTCCCGACAGGGGATATGAAAACCGAAGATTTTTTGGTCATGCGGTCAAAAGAAGGGCTCGAAGAACGCCTTAAGTTTTTATTTCCTGATGAAAAAATACGGGCTGAAAGGCGACCTGAATACGATGAGCGTCTGGAAGTTGAACTCAACGTTATTAACCAAATGGGGTTTCCTGGTTACTTCCTGATCGTGATGGAATTTATCCAATGGTCAAAAGATAATGGTGTGCCAGTTGGGCCGGGAAGGGGGTCTGGCGCAGGGTCATTAGTGGCTTATGCGCTTAAAATTACCGACCTTGACCCATTAGAGTTCGACTTGCTATTTGAGCGTTTTTTAAACCCAGAACGGGTCTCAATGCCGGACTTTGACGTCGACTTCTGCATGGAAAAGCGTGACCAAGTTATTGATCACGTGGCACAGATGTACGGTCGTGATGCGGTATCACAAATTATCACCTTTGGTACGATGGCAGCGAAAGCGGTTATTCGTGACGTAGGCCGTGTTCTCGGTCACCCTTATGGCTTTGTGGATAGAATTTCTAAACTGATCCCACCTGATCCGGGGATGACATTAGAAAAAGCGTTTGAAGCCGAACCTCAGTTGCCTGAAATTTACGAAGCGGATGAAGAAGTCAAAGCGCTGATTGATATGGCGCGCAAACTTGAAGGGGTGACTCGAAACGCGGGTAAACACGCAGGTGGTGTGGTTATTGCACCAACTAAAATTACCGATTTTGCTCCGTTGTATTGTGATGCGGAAGGGAATAACCCTGTTACGCAATTCGATAAAAATGACGTTGAATATGCTGGGTTGGTAAAATTTGACTTCCTAGGTTTACGGACATTAACTATCATCAATTGGGCGTTAGAAATGATCAACGCCCGCCGTGCCAAGAAAAATCTAGAACCGATTGATATTGCAGCTATTCCGTTACACGATCAAAAAAGTTTCGATATGCTGCAACGCTCTGAAACCACGGCGGTATTCCAATTAGAATCCCGTGGTATGAAGGATTTGATTAAGCGGTTACGCCCTGACTGCTTCGAGGATATGATCGCATTAGTGGCGTTATTCCGCCCGGGTCCACTGCAATCAGGCATGGTAGATAACTTTATCGACCGTAAACATGGTCGTGAAGAGATTTCCTACCCTGATGTGCAATGGCAACACGAATCGTTAAAACCTGTTCTTGAGCCAACTTATGGTATTATTTTATACCAAGAACAGGTTATGCAGATTGCACAGGTTCTAGCGGGCTATACCCTCGGTGGTGCAGATATGCTACGCCGTGCAATGGGTAAAAAGAAACCGGAAGAAATGGCGAAGCAGCGCTCTGTTTTTGAAGAAGGCGCGATCAAAAACGGCATTGATGGTGAGTTGTCGATGAAAATCTTTGACTTGGTAGAGAAATTTGCCGGTTATGGGTTTAACAAATCACACTCCGCAGCGTATGCATTGGTTTCTTACCAAACCCTGTGGTTAAAAGCCCATTACCCTGCTGAATTTATGGCGGCGGTAATGACCGCGGATATGGATAATACTGAAAAAGTCGTTGGTTTAGTTGACGAATGCTGGCGAATGGGCTTAAAAGTATTACCGCCAGATATCAATAGCGGACTTTATCACTTCCATGTGAATGATGAAGGTGAGATAGTTTATGGTATTGGCGCAATCAAAGGGGTTGGTGAAGGTCCGATTGAAGCGATAGTGGAAGCTCGCCAACAAGGTGGGATTTTCAAAGAAATTTTCGACCTTTGCGCCCGTGTTGATATTAAAAAAATTAACCGCCGTGTGATGGAAAAACTGATCATGGCGGGGGCGTTTGACAGACTAGGTCCTCATCGTGCGGCCTTGATGTCTTCCCTTGAGGATGCATTAAAAGCCGCTGATCAACATGCGAAAGCCGAAGCCATTGGCCAAGCTGATATGTTTGGCGTATTGGCTGAAGCCCCTGAACAGGTGGAAAGCTCATATGCCAGTGTACCTAAATGGCCTGAGCAAGTGGTCTTGGATGGCGAGCGAGAAACCCTTGGGTTATATTTAACGGGGCATCCAATAACACGATACTTGAGCGAAATAGAGCGCTATACTAACGGCCTTAGGTTAAAAGATGTGAACCCAACCCCTCGTGGTCAGGTGACAACTGTGGTAGGTTTAGTACTATCAGCTAAAGTGATTACAACCAAGCGTGGCAATCGAATTGGTATTTGTACGCTTGATGATCGTTCCGGTCGTCTGGATATTATGTTATTTTCAGATGCACTCGATAAATACCAACATATGTTGGAAAAAGACAATATCCTGATAGCCACCGGTCAGGTCAGCTTTGATGATTTCAATGGTGGTAATAAAATGACAGTGCGTGAGTTAATGGATATTAGTGAAGCAAGGGAAAAATATGCGCGTGGACTCGCGATTTCACTGTCAGATAAACAAATTAACGATCAATTACTGAACCGGCTACGCAGTACGCTTGAACCTCATCGTTCAGGTACTATCCCGGTTCATCTGTATTACCAGAAGGATGATGCCAGAGCCAAGCTTAAATTTGGCGTTGTTTGGCGTGTGACACCCGTGGATCCCCTTCTGAACGATCTTCGAACTCTGCTGGGTAGTGAGCAGGTAGAATTAGAATTTGACTAA